From one Thermoanaerobaculia bacterium genomic stretch:
- a CDS encoding OPT/YSL family transporter — translation VPALIFALGMYLPLELNTPALVGGFLAHWVTKKSERLGSARGATVRERGVVIASGLMAGGALGGVFGAALRLFPWYREDLIKTPFFDRDAVSQSVSALLFAGLCGYLWWNSTRKVRHDSSVRSA, via the coding sequence AGTCCCGGCCCTCATCTTCGCGCTCGGAATGTACCTGCCGCTGGAGTTGAACACTCCGGCGCTCGTCGGCGGCTTTCTCGCGCACTGGGTGACGAAGAAGTCGGAGCGGCTCGGGAGCGCCCGGGGCGCGACCGTGCGCGAGCGGGGGGTGGTGATCGCCTCGGGCCTGATGGCGGGAGGGGCGCTGGGAGGCGTTTTCGGCGCCGCCCTGCGGCTCTTCCCCTGGTATCGCGAAGACCTGATCAAGACGCCGTTCTTCGACCGCGACGCCGTCTCGCAGAGCGTTTCGGCGCTTCTTTTCGCCGGTCTCTGCGGGTATCTCTGGTGGAATTCCACGAGAAAGGTGCGCCATGACTCCTCCGTCCGATCCGCTTGA